The Archangium primigenium genomic interval CGAAGCGCTGGTCGAGGAAGCGCCGCACGTTGCCCTTCACGCCGCGGGCGTCCATCGCCCGCCGCATGCTGCGCACCCACGCATCGCGGTGGTCCACGTTCACCGGCAGGTGGCCGTGGCGCATGCGCAGGCGCGGGTGCCCGTGGCGCTGCATGTAGTGCTGCGGGCCGCCCAGCCAGCCCATGAGGAACAGGCCGAAGCGCTCGCGCGTGCCGGCGTTCACCCGGCCCTGGGCATCCAGTTCGTGCAGCCGGGCGAGCGTCGGCTCGTGCTCATCCATGGCGTCGTAGAAGGCATGGGCCAGCGCCTGCACGCCCGCTTCGCCGCCGAGCCGGTGGAAGGGCATGTCCTCGGCGCTGGGCGTCCAGGTGTCGTCGTCGGGGCCGGGGACGTTGAGCGGCACGGGCTTCATCTGGGGGGACTCGGTGGACATGGGGTGGGCTCAACCTCTCGGGCCGCTCGGGCATTTCACTTCGGGACGTCCGGACTCGGGGGCTCAGTCCTCGCGCCAGCGCTTGGGGCGCGAGCGCAGCGTGGTGAGGCCCAGGGACTCACACCAGGCGAGGTAGCGCGCGCGGGGCACCCCCGTCCAGGCCAGGTCCTCCAGGGACTCCTTCAAGGGCGCGTCGGTCACCACGGTGGCCAGCCGCCTGTAGAGCAGCGCGTCCTCGCGCTGGGCGCGCAGGGTGGCCGCGAGCTTGTCCGCCCCCCGGGGCCGCACCGCCCAGGCCGCCGCGTCGTCGGGAATGGCCTCCAGGTGGCCATAGGCCCCGAGGAGCGCCGTGGCCCCCTTCTCGCCGAAGCCGGGCAGCCCGGGGATGCCGTCCGCCGCGTCCCCCACGAGCGCCAGCAGGTCCGGCACGCTCGCCGGCGCCACGCCCAGGCGCGCGCGCACCCCGTCCTCGTCCAATTCCTTCTGCTGCTTGCGGTCCACCTGCACCACCTGACGGCCGCGCACGCACTGGCCCAAGTCCTTGTCCGGGGTGAGCAGCCGCACCTGCTCCACCTTCCCCGCCCAGCGCGCCGCGGCCGAGGCCAGGGCGTCGTCCGCCTCCAGTTCCTTCATGGACCACACGGTGACGCCCAGCGCGCGCACCGCCTCCTCGGCGCTGTCGAACTGGGCGTGCAGCTCCGGGGGCACGCCCTCGTCGGACTTGTAGTCGGGGAACAAATCGTTGCGGAACGAGCGGATGGGGTTGTCGAAGGCCACGGCCAGGTGGGTGACGGCCTCGTCGGCGTCGTGCAAGAGCGCGAGCAGGCTGGAGGCGAGCCCCACCGTGGCCTTCACGTCGCGCCCGTCCGGGGCGTGCGTGCCGGGCCGGGGCGAGAAGTGGGCGCGGTAGAGCTCATACGTGCCGTCGACGAGGTGCAGGCGCATGGGCAGGGGTGTAGGGGGTGGACCCTCCACCAGTCAACGCCGGGCGACACCCGGGATGCCGGACGCGCCGCCGCGCGCTAGCGTGCCGCGGGACCATGCGTCCGGAATCCCTCCAGGCCCTGCTCATCACGCCGAGGCTGCACCTCGCGCTCCTGCCTCCGGACGCCGCCGCGCGGGTGCTCACCTACCACACCGCCAACCGCGACCACCTGGGCCCGGTGTCCCCGTCGCGCCCGGACAACTTCTTCACCGTCACCTGGTGGCGCTCGCGCCTGGCCCAGGACGCCGAGGACTGGCGGCGCGGCACCGCCCTGCGCCTGTTCCTCCTGCCGCGCGAGTGCCCGCCCGTCTCCAGCCCCGTGGTGGGCAGCGTCTCCCTGTCCGACATCCGCCGGGGCGCGCTGCAGAACGCGGAGCTGGGCTTTGGCCTGGATGCGCACCACCAGGGCCTGGGCCTCATGAGCGAGGCCGTGCACGCC includes:
- a CDS encoding group II truncated hemoglobin, whose translation is MSTESPQMKPVPLNVPGPDDDTWTPSAEDMPFHRLGGEAGVQALAHAFYDAMDEHEPTLARLHELDAQGRVNAGTRERFGLFLMGWLGGPQHYMQRHGHPRLRMRHGHLPVNVDHRDAWVRSMRRAMDARGVKGNVRRFLDQRFAEVADFLRNTEG
- a CDS encoding 5'-3' exonuclease, giving the protein MRLHLVDGTYELYRAHFSPRPGTHAPDGRDVKATVGLASSLLALLHDADEAVTHLAVAFDNPIRSFRNDLFPDYKSDEGVPPELHAQFDSAEEAVRALGVTVWSMKELEADDALASAAARWAGKVEQVRLLTPDKDLGQCVRGRQVVQVDRKQQKELDEDGVRARLGVAPASVPDLLALVGDAADGIPGLPGFGEKGATALLGAYGHLEAIPDDAAAWAVRPRGADKLAATLRAQREDALLYRRLATVVTDAPLKESLEDLAWTGVPRARYLAWCESLGLTTLRSRPKRWRED
- a CDS encoding GNAT family N-acetyltransferase, which produces MRPESLQALLITPRLHLALLPPDAAARVLTYHTANRDHLGPVSPSRPDNFFTVTWWRSRLAQDAEDWRRGTALRLFLLPRECPPVSSPVVGSVSLSDIRRGALQNAELGFGLDAHHQGLGLMSEAVHAVCDYAFGPLGLHRLQANHLPDNHRSASVLRRTGFTVEGLARQSVLIDGRWRDHVLTARLAPSALER